The Antennarius striatus isolate MH-2024 chromosome 11, ASM4005453v1, whole genome shotgun sequence genome window below encodes:
- the LOC137604235 gene encoding coiled-coil domain-containing protein 177-like, translating to MEELGPPWVRLDLNNFDLDGAERSRYVLTSPRSLQSCVRIGVKPVELLIKSLNELIAEQNDVPSEVVRVMHESYEKERTKLLQMCREERERIILEANRWPGHSSKDSSLEVVPNRRLKDYSKDFQYADLCYKRKSVSRLSCSTSGKRHPDRSTVCSFSLGDLRHSPATEMKLERLTEDIRKKMCVTVSERDRKIAALMLVKHQEEQEAMKRCQQEEQERMEARRQEEVRQAQAEKERRKKLEQGMQRWHEMLRARKRMRQQCQEEKVKQLEQEVLMHKERWSRMKAEVVAQRREKMEAAHKEALGRKHCQEKLLREKEELEMMRQERERQIGVEREQKARRRKEFQEQKKRRWLEEVNRQELLRHILLKHQLEQRAEEEEAQMRSTLERKLRHICEKHTEAVEGRLKELQERAHREEEQIRKARLKAKLQDVQQHTHKRILVQLSQRRRERAATQVSAQHWARAQQTHQHNKHRLLCHQTLRERLQRDEEAMKKVRERCISMKEWRRERLRKQREQKQEEAHRLARASFHMRERVRQETHRRTFDQMALEAQLVASMNHMKV from the coding sequence ATGGAGGAGCTGGGGCCGCCCTGGGTTCGTTTGGACCTCAACAACTTTGACCTGGATGGTGCAGAGAGGAGTCGGTATGTTTTAACGAGCCCCCGTTCATTACAGTCCTGTGTGCGAATCGGGGTCAAACCGGTTGAACTCTTGATTAAATCACTGAACGAGCTGATTGCAGAACAGAATGACGTCCCCTCCGAGGTGGTTAGAGTTATGCACGAATCCTACGAAAAGGAGAGAACGAAGCTTCTACAAATGTGCcgggaagagagggagaggattATCCTGGAGGCCAACAGGTGGCCAGGTCACAGCAGTAAGGACTCAAGCCTGGAGGTGGTGCCCAATAGACGGCTGAAAGATTACTCAAAGGACTTCCAATATGCAGATCTGTGTTACAAAAGGAAGTCTGTGAGCAGGTTGTCTTGTTCAACTTCTGGGAAAAGACACCCAGACAGAAGTACGGTGTGTAGCTTCAGCCTGGGAGACCTCAGACACTCCCCAGCCACTGAGATGAAACTGGAGAGGCTCACCGAGGACATTAGGAAGAAAATGTGCGTCACAGTGTCAGAGAGAGACCGCAAGATAGCGGCCCTCATGCTGGTGAAAcaccaggaggagcaggaagccaTGAAGCGCTGTcagcaggaggaacaggagcGAATGGAGGCCCGAAGGCAGGAGGAGGTCCGTCAGGCtcaggcagagaaagagaggaggaagaaattgGAGCAGGGTATGCAACGCTGGCATGAGATGCTGAGGGCTCGTAAGAGGATGAGGCAGCAGTGCCAGGAAGAGAAAGTGAAACAGCTGGAACAGGAGGTGCTGATGCACAAGGAAAGATGGAGTAGGATGAAAGCAGAGGTTGTTGCACAACGGAGGGAAAAGATGGAGGCTGCACACAAAGAGGCATTGGGGCGTAAGCACTGTCAGGAGAAGCtgctgagagagaaagaggagctggagatgaTGAggcaagagagggagagacagattGGGGTAGAAAGAGAACAGaaggccaggaggaggaaagagttccaagagcagaagaagaggaggtggctGGAGGAGGTAAATCGCCAGGAGCTGCTGCGACACATCCTTCTGAAACACCAGTTGGAGCAAcgggctgaggaagaggaggcacaGATGAGGAGCACGCTTGAGAGAAAGCTCCGACACATCTGTGAGAAACACACCGAGGCTGTAGAGGGACGgctgaaggagctgcaggaacGGGCGCACCGGGAGGAGGAGCAGATTCGGAAGGCCCGACTGAAGGCCAAGCTGCAGGACgtgcagcagcacacacacaaacggatCCTGGTCCAGCTGAGCCAGCGGCGGAGGGAGAGAGCCGCCACGCAGGTCTCAGCTCAGCACTGGGCCAGAGCTCAGCAGACACACCAGCACAACAAGCACCGGCTACTCTGCCATCAGACGCTGAGAGAGCGGTTGCAGAGAGATGAGGAGGCAATGAAGAAGGTCAGAGAACGCTGCATCTCGATGAAGgagtggaggagggagaggctgCGGAAACAACGGGagcagaagcaggaggaggcgCACAGGTTGGCTCGCGCCTCCTTTCACATgagggagagagtgagacaggaaacacacaggaggacCTTTGACCAAATGGCTCTGGAGGCTCAGCTGGTTGCCTCGATGAACCACATGAAAGTATGA